One genomic window of Camelina sativa cultivar DH55 chromosome 5, Cs, whole genome shotgun sequence includes the following:
- the LOC104789425 gene encoding probable F-box protein At1g65740, with protein MNFVMMQPIYPKDNIIQFHLADKQIRWPRLSCDLDINSPRPSEDSQKLASRNSDNSLSEKRSRALADRSTLPEELLRLFAVRLFSVVELNHFRSICTSWRSSPSGANKKHPCRSRPPLRHLSFVTTKEKNRVSNTYHLMFLSRAAFFRVTLCSSSSKQGWLIKSDMDINSGKFRLLDPFSQFPLPHSRESLDRLEFTVSEIGEAYAALSKCRGRTDRDFKKVVLVKANGLDQHLLGISRERYIESWDGEFWSRLEEMAHHKFSDIIVHKGLTYALDLEGTVWWIDSRLRIYGYGPLFEETITNGCCIEKSFVECCGELYIVERLFEESSRKRKADSLDSNARELKTVGFKFVCFFHLW; from the exons ATGAACTTTGTGATGATGCAACCAATCTATCCCAAAGATAACATCATACAATTCCACttggctgataagcaaatccgctggcctcgactctcctgcgatctggaTATCAACTCTCCTCGCCCGTCCGAGGACTCacagaaacttgcctcccgcaactctgataACTCCCTCTC AGAGAAGAGGTCGAGAGCATTGGCTGATAGGTCTACCTTACCGGAGGAGCTCCTCCGCTTGTTCGCCGTCCGATTATTCTCCGTCGTGGAACTCAATCATTTCCGAAGCATCTGCACATCTTGGCGGTCCTCCCCTTCCGGCGCCAACAAGAAACATCCTTGTCGGAGCCGCCCTCCTCTCCGCCACCTCTCTTTCGTGACAACGAAAGAGAAAAATCGAGTCTCTAACACCTACCACCTCATGTTCCTCTCACGCGCCGCCTTCTTCCGCGTcactctctgctcctcctcctcgAAGCAAGGCTGGCTTATAAAATCCGACATGGACATCAACTCT GGC AAGTTCCGTCTCCTTGACCCTTTCTCCCAGTTCCCGCTGCCGCATTCTCGCGAAAGCCTCGATCGTTTAGAGTTCACCGTCTCGGAGATTGGAGAAGCCTACGCGGCGCTTAGCAAATGCAGAGGAAGAACAGATCGTGATTTCAAAAAAGTGGTTCTTGTCAAAGCCAATGGATTGGATCAACATCTTCTTGGGATCAGCCGAGAGAGGTATATCGAATCTTGGGATGGGGAGTTTTGGAGCAGACTCGAAGAAATGGCCCATCATAAATTCTCTGATATTATAGTTCACAAAGGGTTAACTTATGCGTTGGATTTAGAAGGAACTGTTTGGTGGATTGATTCCAGACTTAGAATCTATGGGTACGGTCCTTTGTTTGAAGAAACGATTACGAATGGTTGTTGCATAGAGAAGAGCTTTGTGGAATGTTGTGGAGAGCTTTACATTGTGGAGAGGCTCTTTGAAGAGAGTTCACGGAAGAGAAAAGCTGACTCCTTGGATTCGAATGCGAGGGAACTCAAGACGGTTGgtttcaaatttgtttgtttctttcacttGTGGTGA
- the LOC104789427 gene encoding phenylalanine ammonia-lyase 2-like — protein sequence MLVRVNTLLHIYSGIRFEILEAITSLLNHNISLLLSLRNHNCFQRSRPLSYIAGLLTARPNSNANVQAVLAEVLSVIFTEVMSGKPEFTDHLTHRLKHHPGQIVAAAIVEHIPDGNSYMKLAHKLEDMDMLHEID from the coding sequence ATGCTCGTACGAGTCAACACTCTACTCCACATATACTCAGGTATCCGATTCGAGATCCTCGAAGCGATTACGAGTCTCCTCAATCACAACATCTCTCTTTTGCTTTCACTCCGGAACCATAACTGCTTCCAGCGATCTCGTCCTCTCTCTTACATCGCCGGACTCCTCACCGCACGTCCTAACTCCAACGCCAATGTTCAAGCGGTGTTAGCTGAGGTTTTATCCGTGATCTTCACGGAGGTGATGAGTGGGAAGCCTGAGTTCACCGATCATCTGACTCATCGTTTGAAGCATCACCCTGGACAAATCGTAGCGGCGGCGATAGTGGAGCACATCCCCGACGGAAACTCTTACATGAAATTAGCTCATAAGCTTGAAGACATGGATATGTTGCACGAAATCGATTGA